In the Poecilia reticulata strain Guanapo unplaced genomic scaffold, Guppy_female_1.0+MT scaffold_333, whole genome shotgun sequence genome, one interval contains:
- the LOC103460904 gene encoding uncharacterized protein LOC103460904 produces the protein MDVMKKKRKKADVREEIEDGIRRREAPPNDQNNAAIKAEPGDNIILPCKDPDQLNIRIAEWKRTDLXXSDXVLLYKDNQLDPGAQHPSYRDRVDLLCNQLRKGDVSLILKNTTTDDSGTYECRVDTEKHVGELISTISLQVSPPPPLPPPEPFPVWATVLLVLLVLGLVAAAGVSVYLWLPWKPDPEQVEVESGKESVKLPLKVPRFLWFCKYRLSVAKVEWKDGDNRTVHVYQXGSDQPGEQNQRYKTRTRMNLLKNGDLSLTLSWPTEGDRGTYSCSVYNRKGHVLMEKKFCLKVKEP, from the exons ATGGAtgtgatgaagaagaaaaggaagaaggcCGATGTTAGAGAAGAGATTGAAGATGGCATTAGAAGGAGAGAGGCGCCCCCTAATG ATCAGAACAACGCAGCAATCAAAGCTGAACCTGGAGATAACATCATTCTGCCATGTAAAGATCCTGATCAGCTAAACATCAGAATCGCAGAGTGGAAGAGAACCGATCTGRGAYCATCAGATCWTGTCCTCCTGTACAAAGATAATCAGCTTGATCCYGGAGCCCAGCATCCATCYTACAGGGACCGAGTTGATCTGCTGTGTAATCAGTTAAGGAAAGGAGACGTGTCTCTGATTCTGAAGAACACGACGACTGATGACAGCGGGACGTATGAATGTCGagttgatacagaaaaacatgtgGGGGAACTGATCAGCACCATCAGCCTCCaggtttctcctcctcctcctcttcctcctccag AACCGTTTCCAGTCTGGGCCACAgttctactggttctactggttctgggtctggttgctgctgcaggagtttctgtttatttatggCTCCCCTGGAAACCAG ACCCAGAACAGGTGGAGGTGGAATCAGGGAAGGAGTCTGTTAAGCTGCCCTTAAAGGTCCCACGTTTCCTGTGGTTCTGTAAATACAGACTGTCTGTGGCTAAAGTGGAGTGGAAGGATGGAGACAACAGGACCGTCCATGTGTATCAGAWCGGTTCTGATCAGCCtggagaacagaaccagcgctacaaaaccagaaccaggatgaACCTGTTGAAGAATGGAGACCTCAGTCTGACTCTGTCATGGCCGACTGAGGGAGACAGAGGGACCTACAGCTGCAGCGTCTACAACAGGAAGGGACACGtcctgatggaaaaaaaattctgcctaaaggtcaaag AACCCTGA